From the Deinococcus sonorensis KR-87 genome, the window CCGGCGGCCACACTCAGCTGCAGCGGCCCCACCCCGGCCGGCGCCTGGGTCCGGCTGGCGCCGTAGCGGTACGTCACGTCCTGCAGCGCCAGCGTGGCGCCCTGGCTGCTCATGGTGCGCTCCGTGCTGCGCCGCTCATTGCTGACTTCTACCACACGGGTCATGACTGCACCTCCAGGCCGTGGTCACGGCGGACGCGGGCCTCCAGCGCGCGGATCAACTGATCGAACAGCCCGCCCACCACCCCCACGATCAGAATGGTAGAGATGACCAGCGCGGCGTTGGCGGTGTTGCGTCCAATTTCCAGCAGCTGGCCCAGGCCCGGGTTGGTGGTCAGCAGTTCCGCTCCGATCAGGGCGCGCCACGAGAAGCTC encodes:
- a CDS encoding ABC transporter permease; this encodes MFPASLPSLVGGLRTAWSFSWRALIGAELLTTNPGLGQLLEIGRNTANAALVISTILIVGVVGGLFDQLIRALEARVRRDHGLEVQS